A genomic segment from Aegilops tauschii subsp. strangulata cultivar AL8/78 chromosome 1, Aet v6.0, whole genome shotgun sequence encodes:
- the LOC109761926 gene encoding 3-ketoacyl-CoA synthase 4, translating into MNGGIAPPPAAAATEAETAATTPSHRRLPDFLQSVNLKYVKLGYHYLITHLITLLLLPLMAVIVLEAGRTDPDDLRQLWLHLQYNLVSVLVLSAVLVFGATVYVLTRPRPVYLVDFACYKAPDHLKVGFQEFLRHSALCGFSDDALEFQRKILERSGLSEETYCPEGMHAIPPEPTMANARAEAESVMFGALDSLFAATGVKPKDVGILVVNCSLFNPTPSLSAMIVNRYKLRGNVRSFNLGGMGCSAGVIAIDLARDMLQVHRGTYAVVVSTENITQNWYFGNRKSMLIPNCLFRVGCSAVLLSNRGADRRRAKYSLKHVVRTHKGADDKAFNCVYQEQDGEGKTGVSLSKDLMAIAGGALKTNITTLGPLVLPFSEQLLFFATLVSKKLFNAKVKPYIPDFKLAFEHFCIHAGGRAVIDELEKNLQLQPVHVEASRMTLHRFGNTSSSSIWYELAYMEAKGRVRRGDRIWQIAFGSGFKCNSAVWHALRNVKPSPSTPWDDCIDRYPVELVDGFPTHNHKQQQ; encoded by the coding sequence ATGAACGGTGGCATCGCTCCGCCGCCGGCCGCGGCCGCGACggaggcggagacggcggcgaccACGCCGAGCCACCGGCGGCTGCCGGACTTCCTCCAGAGCGTGAACCTCAAGTACGTGAAGCTGGGGTACCACTACCTCATCACCCACCTCAtcacgctgctgctgctgccgctcaTGGCCGTCATCGTCCTCGAGGCCGGCCGCACCGACCCCGACGACCTCCGCCAGCTCTGGCTGCACCTCCAGTACAACCTCGTCTCCGTGCTCGTCCTCTCCGCCGTCCTCGTCTTCGGCGCCACCGTGTACGTGCTCACCCGCCCCCGCCCCGTCTACCTCGTCGACTTCGCCTGCTACAAGGCGCCCGACCACCTCAAGGTCGGCTTCCAGGAGTTCCTCCGCCACTCGGCGCTCTGCGGCTTCTCCGACGACGCCCTCGAGTTCCAGCGCAAGATCCTCGAGCGCTCGGGGCTCAGCGAGGAGACCTACTGCCCCGAGGGCATGCACGCCATCCCGCCCGAGCCCACCATGGCCAACGCCCGCGCCGAGGCCGAGTCCGTCATGTTCGGCGCGCTCGACAGCCTCTTCGCCGCCACCGGCGTCAAGCCCAAGGACGTCGGCATCCTCGTCGTCAACTGCAGCCTCTTCAACCCGACGCCCTCGCTCTCCGCCATGATCGTCAACCGGTACAAGCTCAGGGGCAACGTCCGGAGCTTCAACCTCGGCGGGATGGGCTGCAGCGCCGGCGTCATCGCCATCGACCTCGCCCGGGACATGCTCCAGGTGCACCGCGGCACCTACGCCGTGGTGGTGAGCACGGAGAACATCACGCAGAACTGGTACTTCGGCAACCGCAAGTCGATGCTCATCCCCAACTGCCTCTTCCGCGTCGGCTGCTCCGCGGTGCTCCTCTCCAACCgcggcgccgaccgccgccgcgccaAGTACAGCCTCAAGCACGTGGTGCGCACGCACAAGGGCGCCGACGACAAGGCCTTCAACTGCGTGTACCAGGAGCAGGACGGCGAGGGCAAGACCGGCGTCTCCCTGTCCAAGGACCTGATGGCGATCGCCGGCGGCGCGCTCAAGACCAACATCACCACGCTGGGGCCGCTCGTGCTCCCCTTCAGCGAGCAGCTGCTCTTCTTCGCCACGCTGGTGTCCAAGAAGCTCTTCAACGCCAAGGTGAAGCCCTACATCCCGGACTTCAAGCTGGCGTTCGAGCACTTCTGCATCCACGCCGGCGGGCGCGCGGTGATCGACGAGCTGGAGAAGAACCTGCAGCTGCAGCCGGTGCACGTGGAGGCGTCCCGGATGACCCTGCACCGGTTCGGCAacacctccagcagctccatctGGTACGAGCTGGCCTACATGGAGGCCAAGggccgcgtccggcgcggcgACCGCATCTGGCAGATCGCCTTCGGCAGCGGGTTCAAGTGCAACAGCGCGGTGTGGCACGCCCTGCGCAACGTCAAGCCGTCGCCCAGCACCCCCTGGGACGACTGCATCGACCGCTACCCCGTGGAGCTCGTCGACGGCTTCCCCACCCACAACCACAAGCAGCAGCAATAG